From a region of the Ascaphus truei isolate aAscTru1 unplaced genomic scaffold, aAscTru1.hap1 HAP1_SCAFFOLD_787, whole genome shotgun sequence genome:
- the LOC142486216 gene encoding interferon-induced protein with tetratricopeptide repeats 5-like → MSELLKSSLKTSLLKLECPFTWKSLKKDCDIINMEERLNDQVEFLITTRRYMIYNFLAYIKHLKGENEEAIAQLGIAEEHIPKTQSDERDIKCVVTYGNYAWLYYHTNELEKAQDYINKVATIHKKFETALSSNVLLAEIYGEHGWCVLTICGEYYEKAKECFQKALEIDPENPEWNTGYATAVYRLEGFKETKCPTNELLSLELLKRAVQLNPKDTVVRALLGLKHQDFNQAEEAKKCIEEARRQTPDYPYLLRYVAKFYRREGMTKEALDVLQKAIQLTPSSGFLHHQAGLCYRQNMIQLKRDAKAAKFNFQPTGTYTEQIREMINYATFYFEKTLELKPSFVYAHVDLANMYTDGNQFQKAEETFQKVLSMENLTCEEKQQIHYSYGVYEEYHGKSESEAIRHYKEVLMISIQTKTKQKSALNLNKLAKKIIKRNPSDATGFALLGFVHQLNGENMQATDCYEKAHECDPYNEEYLSALCDMRLKI, encoded by the exons ATGAG TGAGCTTTTAAAGAGTTCTTTGAAGACCAGCCTCTTGAAGCTGGAGTGCCCTTTTACATGGAAGTCACTGAAAAAGGATTGTGATATTATTAACATGGAAGAGCGGCTTAACGATCAAGTTGAATTTTTAATCACTACACGCAGATACATGATCTACAATTTTTTGGCCTATATAAAACATCTGAAAGGCGAAAATGAGGAAGCCATTGCCCAGCTAGGAATAGCTGAAGAGCATATCCCAAAAACGCAATCTGATGAAAGAGACATTAAATGCGTTGTGACCTATGGTAACTACGCATGGCTGTACTATCATACAAACGAATTAGAAAAGGCTCAGGACTATATTAACAAGGTGGCAACAATTCACAAGAAGTTTGAAACCGCTCTCAGTAGCAATGTCCTGCTTGCTGAGATATACGGTGAACATGGTTGGTGTGTGTTAACGATTTGTGGAGAATACTATGAAAAAGCCAAAGAATGTTTTCAGAAGGCTCTTGAAATCGACCCAGAAAATCCTGAGTGGAACACGGGCTATGCAACTGCAGTGTATCGCTTGGAAGGTTTCAAGGAAACCAAGTGCCCGACTAATGAACTTCTATCACTGGAACTGTTGAAACGTGCCGTGCAGCTAAATCCAAAAGATACAGTGGTCAGGGCTCTTCTTGGTTTGAAACATCAGGATTTTAACCAAGCTGAAGAGGCCAAAAAGTGCATTGAGGAAGCACGTAGACAAACACCAGATTATCCATATCTACTTCGCTATGTTGCAAAATTTTACAGGAGAGAAGGAATGACGAAGGAGGCTCTTGATGTTCTGCAAAAAGCAATACAACTGACTCCCAGCTCTGGATTTCTTCACCACCAGGCAGGTCTTTGTTACAGACAAAATATGATACAACTGAAAAGAGATGCAAAGGCTGCAAAGTTCAATTTTCAACCCACTGGTACCTACACAGAACAAATAAGGGAAATGATTAATTATGCCACATTTTACTTTGAAAAGACTCTGGAGTTGAAACCATCTTTTGTATACGCACACGTTGATCTAGCAAACATGTATACTGACGGAAATCAATTCCAAAAAGCAGAAGAAACATTTCAAAAAGTGCTAAGCATGGAAAATCTCACATGTGAAGAGAAGCAACAAATCCACTACAGTTATGGAGTTTATGAAGAATATCACGGGAAATCCGAATCTGAAGCCATAAGACATTACAAAGAGGTGCTCATGATAAGCATTCaaaccaaaacaaaacaaaaatctgCATTGAATTTGAACAAGTtggctaaaaaaataataaaaagaaatccGTCAGATGCCACTGGGTTTGCCCTGCTTGGGTTTGTCCATCAGCTGAATGGAGAGAATATGCAAGCAACTGACTGCTATGAAAAAGCCCATGAATGTGATCCTTATAATGAAGAGTACTTGAGTGCTCTTTGTGACATGAGATTGAAAATATGA